The genomic region TGGGTTTATCTGGGTGGACCATTCCGGAATGGAACATGCGGTACTCGCGCTGTAACTTCAGTTTGGCCCTTCCCCTCAGTTGTTATAACATTAATCCATGAAGTTTTTTCTATTGGAGCACAGGTACGTGACCCAACCCCAGCACCATGTGGGACCAGGAGATCAGACAGATGGCATCCAGCCACGCCATCATGGCGTCTGGGGTGTTTATGGCGACGGTGGTGCCTGCAGTGCTAGTACCTGGCTTTTCTGTGTATGGAACACACCTGCTGTGGCTGTACTCTGTGGCCGGATCTGTTGCTGTGGTTAACATCACCCTGTTCTGGCTATTGGGGGTCAGCCCCCCAAccaagaaacacacactcacctacaaGGTACCGAAACGCACACTTAGCTACAATGTGCAGAGGCATACAAACTTGGTTAGGACCAGAATGGTACGTAATGATCAtatcctcttctctccccaccAGGTGTCTAAGTTAGTGCGTTCCTGTCTTTACCTGTTTCTCTCGTGTCTGTTCTTCCACACTGTAGTGGTCCTGTATGGAGCTCCGCTACTGGAGTGAGTACTAAATATAGATTTTTCTTGCTACTAATGTTGATTGTTTCAGATTCTAATGGTGCTTCTGCAGTATGTACCATCATGATCCATGGACAATAATGGCCAGTTTGGGGTTTCCAGCAATTTATCAGCTGGCCGCTCAGTCAGGGCTTGGACCAATCCTGGAGTTGTGACAACTAAGTATTTGTTTCTGTCTCGTTCTCTCTGTGTTAGAACTGCATTGGAGACATTCTCTCTGGCGGTGTTGCTGACAAGCTTAACCACtctgcggtgtgtgtgtgttctggggcCAAATGTCCAGGCCTGGATAAGAGTCTTCAGTCGCCATGGGTACTACCTCCATGTACATCCACCTCTGGCCCCATTCAGAAACTGTATTGAATATGCAAACTGTATGAGCATTTTTAATTGCAGAATTAGTATTTGTATTTGCTCACAGAAGGCACATGTCCAAAAGTGTTCTGTACCACAGATGCTGGTACTAAACCTTTACTTCAAATTGAACATCAAAATATGacttcattttattgtttttgcaaagCTTTTACGGACAGTAGGAATCAGAGGCGGACAGTtgaagtacattttatttttaagtctTTTTGCAGGTGCTcttttccagagcaacttacagtaagcaaggaagcaagtttatttatatagcacaattcatacatcgattAAATTCAGTtagctttacaaagaaaaagaaaaatatacaaaaatataataacataacaaatactcaaatgaaaaaatctaaagaaaataagaaaaaatacaataagaaaacataaagataaaaaatgggatagaagtgtttttaacctggatttataCGTTAGTGAGTGCATACTTCCTATCACACtttaaaaatagatttaaatTCAACCAATGTTTGAAATCTCATCCTATTATGGATGTTTTTATTGGGCTAATACAAGTTGTAAACTGTGTCGGTGACTGAATGTCTCAATCACTTTGTACACGGTCTCTCTCTCAAATTTCCTcattctctttttgtctctcacattCGCTTCAATCTTCCTCTTTggactgtgcgtgtgtgtgtgtgtgtgtgtgtgtgtgtgagagggagtgatttaaagtgtgtatttgtgtgcgttTCAGGGCCATGTCTGTGTGGGACACCTCTCTACAGATGGTGGTTGGATGCAGTGTTGTGGGAGCCTGGCTGGGGGCATTCCCTATTCCCCTGGACTGGGACCGTCCCTGGcaggtcagaacacacacaacaaatagACTGAACACAACATCTTACTTGGTACACCTGTTTTAAACcaaatgtttccatctccaaATGTGTAGGTGTGGCCTGTGTCCTGCAGTCTGGGTGCAGTGATTGGTTACCTGACTGGGCTGGTTGTAGCTCCCACCTGGATCCATTGGCACCGCAAACACCTGACCTACAAGAGCAAGTGATGGATGGGGCGGAGTTAATGGGGTGTGGAAGGGAGGGTGTTACTGAAGTCAGTCCTCCATGTAGCTGAGACATCCCTCTAGTTGTCCTAGTCTATTCCTTTGGTATCTGAAGATGTATTGGGATGTTTGAGTGGGCAGGCCATCTTCTGTAAAGTATGATGTTATCCCATTGCTATGTAAAAAGATCCTAACAATCCCCCTGCCCCATATTTTTTATGAAAGTTtcgaaaatgttttgtgtaattatttattCAGTCAATAGGCATGTAAATGGGTACAGGAATTACAAACAATCACAGGTttgcattacacacacacacacaccgagctTTATTTCTGGCTACAATATTCAACTgtaattaaattataataaaatattgctGTTGCAAGAGCTAAATGTTTTTTACTGTaaactaaaatattgttttgagaGATGTTTCGGAAGGCAGTGAATTCTTGAATGTATTTTCCTTGTCAATGATCCATGATGTACTGCTCTCTCAAAGTCACTCAAAGGCTCCCAAGGTTAATaccagtgtgtgttgtgttctttaTTCACTGGGGCAACTGGTGCTCTGCTCACTCTTAAAAAAGGATTTAACATTTTGGCTtatgaataaatgttttccaaaaccatcatctgaaaatgtatttaacttttTCCCTTACATTTTCACGGATTAAAATATTTGGTTCTGTTTTGCATACTAAAgcattttcattaaagtctaaGTAGCTTTTTTATGTGTTAGAATTGAGTGCAGATTTCATTACAGATGATGTTttaaaaagcaccaaaacaggcaAGCAGAGCAGGGGTTGGTATTCTGTTAATTACTGTTGACAGACGCTAGTGGTACTCTTTTCACTTGCCTTACCAGTTGAGTGAAGCCATGCTTCGTGTCTGAAACCAAACTGAAAATCTTTATCACCTGTTAATGTTCAAGTAATTGGCATAAGCATTGGGTTTATGCTGCAGACTTGCCACTGCACTTATAAGTTTGCTTGGGGACATATCCGCTGGCTCTGGGGCACATGCTGCTGAAGAATGGCTTTGAATCTGACCCATGGCTCTTTTTGCAAAAACTCTCCTGTCTGTAtatctccactgtctctgtcaaataaaactaaaaagaaaataccagaaaatattttttgatctgtgttgtatACCATTTGTCTCTGTTGTCTAAGGGCTGAGCTGGAGCATTTGTTGGCAAGACGAGCAGATCCCTAGGGcctgagattttttttctttaaatgttgttattaCTTAGTACAGTGAAATCATATTGTTTGTTCTGAGTATAATGTAGTCAttagtaaggccattgtgtgtttcAGCTCTACTCActacaggatgtgcctacaacagatGGGTATAGCTTTGGCtaacttctcaagggctgtagATATCTTATGTTGTTGCAGACGTTTGCCACAACATGCATGGGAGGgcgacacagtgggctgtactgaatgtatataggcctgagctcatCCTTCAACAGAGGCCTCATGACCGGACTCTGCCGAgtgtgttgttaactgctccaggtttgcaaatcttgaataaagctttacttttGCAAATAATTTACAGTCTCTGTGCCATTCCCATCTAGAGATTTCCACGACAAACCCAAGTCTCCAGCAGGAAGCTGCATATGAGCCTTGAGATCAGGTGTATTGTAGTTGAGGACCGGGAATTAATATGGGACTGAGGGTCAAACAACCAGCTGACAAGGATTCCCTGAATTATAACATGTTCATTAGTGGCATACTGAACATCAGTGATACGACTCTCAGCCTAACACATTCTGTGTTGTTGGCTGCGGCTGGAGATAATGGGACcccagtcatttaaaaaaaactttggtGCATAGGGTCCTGGAAGAATTGCAGTgttcaattaattaaaaaaaagaagtacACAAATCTTGTGTTGTGTTCATTCAGGTTTCCTttattggatttttttgttaaagaaaacaagtgacaaaaatatgcaaaaatagACAAAATCAGAAAAGGGACATGGCACTCTATAATAATAtggggtaacactttatttggagaGTTTCAAGACTTTCTGTAGAGGGACTGCAGATTTTCTACTGACTCCCAGTAAGATTTTAACTAATCATCTACAAAGACTAACCTTATCTTAACCCTTACCCAAatcttaccctaaacctaagccTAGTGAGCACTTGCTTATCAACagagtttgttgatagtattattattatcaattgaacatctacagatggaaaatgGGACTCTCAAAAGAAAGTGGAACCTAGTATTTCATGGAAAATCTAATTTCATCTGTCATACTGCCTACAGCAATCAATTCTCATGAGTCTATTTCAAAATGAGAAAATCAGTTGCCGAAAAAGCTCACACAGTATTAATAAAGTATtaggtaattaaaaaaaaaggtatcATAGCTTCAGTTGTATTCATTACTACACACCATAGCAAATTGTTTCAACAAACAATTCTACTGTTTTTCAACAGTTTCTGTAGCCAAATGTTCTGCTATGATCTCCACTAATGAATACGTCCAAGGAGTAGCAGGTTGGGTTACAGTTCATAGGGGTATCGGTAACAGACAAAACAGTTACAGTGGTTGTTGACTAACCTTAGTAAACCTGGGTAGTAGTAACAAGTAGTAACAACAACAAGTAGTAGTATCAATAGCCATGACGCAGCAATGAATGAATGCCCAATACACACATATAATTCCTCTACACATATACGTGCTCTGTTTCATCATCCACACCAGCATAATAAAGCGTTGCCCCTACTCTCTATAGTGTGTTATGGGGCCTGGTCAACTGCAGTAGTGCTTCTTCACAGACAGCCCACGCTTAATTCTAGATGGTATGCCAGGGCGAGTACTGGAACAGAGcctgtacagtatgtgttgaTGAAGGAATGAGAGGTAGAATGCCAACTTTGGTTCCTTGGACGTGTCACATTTTAACAGTTGAAATATAATTAGATATTCTGTAACGTAAGAACGGTA from Esox lucius isolate fEsoLuc1 chromosome 5, fEsoLuc1.pri, whole genome shotgun sequence harbors:
- the pigf gene encoding phosphatidylinositol-glycan biosynthesis class F protein, which translates into the protein MWDQEIRQMASSHAIMASGVFMATVVPAVLVPGFSVYGTHLLWLYSVAGSVAVVNITLFWLLGVSPPTKKHTLTYKVSKLVRSCLYLFLSCLFFHTVVVLYGAPLLETALETFSLAVLLTSLTTLRCVCVLGPNVQAWIRVFSRHGAMSVWDTSLQMVVGCSVVGAWLGAFPIPLDWDRPWQVWPVSCSLGAVIGYLTGLVVAPTWIHWHRKHLTYKSK